From the genome of Virgibacillus proomii, one region includes:
- a CDS encoding toprim domain-containing protein: protein MIPDESEKILIVEGLTDKKQVNKVITEDLTIVCTNGTLGIERFDQLLEDYQLDEKDVYIFVDEDPSGIKLRKQLARELPHAKHLHISSEYREVATTPENILAQVLVSKSIAVNPIFLI from the coding sequence AAAATTTTAATTGTCGAAGGGTTAACAGATAAAAAGCAAGTAAATAAAGTTATAACAGAGGATTTAACGATTGTTTGTACAAATGGAACACTTGGTATAGAACGGTTTGATCAATTGTTAGAGGATTACCAGCTAGATGAAAAGGATGTATATATTTTCGTTGATGAAGATCCTTCTGGAATAAAGCTGCGCAAACAGTTAGCTAGAGAATTGCCACATGCAAAGCATCTGCATATTAGCAGTGAATACCGAGAAGTAGCAACAACCCCTGAGAATATTTTAGCTCAAGTACTGGTAAGCAAAAGCATTGCTGTTAATCCGATTTTCTTGATTTAA
- a CDS encoding thioredoxin family protein — translation MQQVTKEQLQKDNYLLYIFTPFCGTCHVARGMLKKIEAMQQQEIFIEMNASFYPDFMQNYQIQSVPCLLIKKDGEIMEKIYAFKNIANIYHYLIMYRPEIFTHKK, via the coding sequence TTGCAACAGGTAACGAAAGAACAATTACAAAAAGATAATTATTTGCTTTATATATTCACTCCATTTTGCGGGACATGTCATGTTGCTAGAGGCATGCTTAAAAAAATTGAAGCAATGCAACAGCAGGAGATTTTCATCGAAATGAATGCATCTTTTTACCCCGATTTTATGCAGAATTACCAAATTCAAAGCGTTCCATGCTTACTCATTAAAAAAGATGGAGAAATAATGGAGAAAATCTATGCATTTAAAAATATAGCAAATATTTATCACTATTTAATAATGTATAGACCGGAAATATTCACTCATAAAAAATAA